The Desulfovibrio desulfuricans DSM 642 genome has a window encoding:
- a CDS encoding DEAD/DEAH box helicase — translation MAFKIPTPMASMDTSPETLFRDLRNRTVEGLLSQQADMLRAYMLKHTDSDVALELPTGSGKTLVGLLIAEWRRRKYQERCVMLCPTRQLVHQVVAQASEKYGIDAIGFTGSQRGYSERNKTRFISGEAIAITTYSSLFNTKPFFSDAQTLIFDDAHSAENYVSSLWSLTISRKEDYEIFKSVWKLIEPHIPFYDRTRFDSSDEPQLDTVFVNKLPTPILHKIKESLISVLDISVGSANSTDLYHGWSMLRDHITACHLYYSAHTILIRPLTPPTKSFDPFVNAKQRVYMSATLGEGGDLERIFGREKISRIPAPEGWDKQGVGRRFIVFPMAFASEQKTLAKGLEWAKKLGRCLILTPSNSAVDEIKGLIQKVSGLDNFKLFSASDIETSKKEFVATKNAFAILANRYDGIDFLGEECRYLIVNGLPESTNLQERFFVSRLGSSVLFKNRIKTRVTQAIGRCTRSSTDYALVLVTGEKLNEFFFKIENRQILHPELQSEVYFGIEQSKEGSFRAIEDNINSFVEQNKEWKEADTSIISLRDHFNQQPLGAAHELEASVAYEVQYQDKMWNEDFSGAMHASKNVLTHLSGDALRGYRALWNYLNGNAAYLISDGSAVEVAKKSYSAAAAAAERLTWLKGLSAILDKAAPAVDIDALVSSQIDAIELLFEKLGKSSSKNIEKFFSGIQSGLAANDADSFELAQVNLGKLLGLNADNSSDQGAPDPWWFLGYKGIVFEDYTDTENHPTISKRKVLQAKAHPDFLKQKYPYIQFDSVFCSRTEQIDSAAIPHAKDLMFLNAESLQKWADNAISIMRDIWLKFPGAGNLEWKDDATKKICSSGLDSKSVFAQLTERKIEELCPKHK, via the coding sequence ATGGCGTTCAAAATCCCAACTCCGATGGCATCAATGGATACAAGCCCAGAAACTCTTTTTCGCGACCTCAGAAACAGAACCGTGGAAGGTTTGCTTTCTCAGCAAGCAGACATGCTGCGTGCGTACATGCTCAAGCATACGGACTCGGATGTTGCTCTGGAGTTGCCTACAGGGAGCGGAAAAACACTCGTTGGCCTGCTCATCGCTGAATGGAGAAGACGAAAATATCAGGAACGCTGCGTTATGCTTTGCCCAACTCGTCAACTTGTACACCAGGTTGTTGCACAAGCAAGCGAAAAATATGGAATTGATGCCATTGGGTTTACCGGATCTCAACGAGGGTATTCTGAACGCAATAAAACTCGTTTCATAAGTGGAGAAGCTATTGCAATTACAACATATAGCTCTTTATTTAATACAAAACCTTTTTTTAGTGATGCTCAAACTTTAATTTTTGATGATGCCCATTCAGCAGAGAATTATGTATCTTCTCTCTGGTCACTAACAATAAGTAGAAAAGAAGATTATGAAATATTTAAATCTGTCTGGAAATTAATTGAACCGCATATTCCATTTTATGATCGCACAAGATTTGATTCAAGTGATGAGCCTCAGCTTGACACCGTGTTCGTCAATAAGCTTCCTACGCCAATTCTTCATAAAATAAAAGAATCTCTAATAAGTGTGCTGGATATATCAGTGGGTTCAGCAAACTCAACAGACCTTTATCATGGCTGGTCAATGCTTAGAGACCATATAACGGCTTGTCATCTATATTACTCAGCGCACACCATTCTTATTCGTCCATTAACTCCACCAACAAAAAGTTTTGATCCATTTGTAAATGCAAAGCAGCGCGTTTACATGTCTGCAACTCTTGGGGAAGGTGGCGATCTCGAAAGAATTTTTGGAAGAGAAAAAATTTCACGCATTCCAGCACCCGAAGGTTGGGATAAGCAGGGCGTCGGGCGTCGGTTTATTGTTTTCCCAATGGCATTTGCTAGCGAACAAAAAACTCTTGCAAAAGGCTTAGAGTGGGCAAAAAAGCTAGGGCGTTGTTTAATTCTAACTCCAAGTAATTCAGCGGTTGATGAAATAAAGGGGTTGATTCAGAAGGTCAGCGGTCTGGATAATTTTAAGCTATTTTCAGCATCTGACATTGAAACATCTAAAAAAGAATTTGTAGCAACGAAAAATGCATTTGCAATTTTGGCCAATAGATATGATGGAATAGATTTCCTTGGTGAAGAATGCAGATATCTTATTGTTAACGGGCTACCGGAATCGACAAATTTACAAGAACGATTTTTTGTTAGTCGACTAGGATCTTCTGTCCTCTTTAAGAACAGAATTAAAACAAGAGTAACGCAAGCGATTGGACGCTGCACAAGGTCTTCAACTGATTATGCTCTTGTTTTGGTTACAGGTGAAAAACTGAATGAATTTTTCTTTAAAATAGAAAATAGACAAATCCTACACCCAGAACTGCAATCAGAAGTTTATTTTGGAATTGAACAATCAAAAGAAGGTTCTTTTAGGGCTATTGAGGACAATATTAATTCATTTGTTGAACAAAACAAAGAATGGAAAGAGGCTGATACTTCTATTATTTCCCTGAGAGACCATTTTAATCAACAACCACTTGGCGCCGCACACGAACTGGAAGCATCTGTAGCTTATGAAGTACAATATCAGGACAAAATGTGGAATGAAGATTTTTCTGGTGCCATGCATGCAAGTAAAAACGTTCTTACACATTTAAGCGGTGATGCATTGCGAGGATATCGTGCCTTATGGAATTATCTTAATGGTAATGCAGCTTATCTTATTTCAGATGGTTCAGCGGTAGAAGTTGCAAAAAAGAGCTATTCCGCAGCAGCTGCTGCTGCGGAACGTCTTACATGGCTCAAAGGATTGTCCGCAATTCTTGATAAAGCAGCCCCAGCAGTTGACATAGATGCTTTGGTCTCAAGTCAAATAGATGCTATTGAGCTTCTGTTTGAAAAACTTGGAAAGTCTAGCAGCAAAAACATTGAAAAGTTTTTCAGCGGCATACAAAGCGGGTTAGCTGCTAATGATGCAGATTCATTTGAGCTTGCACAGGTTAACCTTGGCAAACTTTTAGGCTTAAATGCTGACAATTCTTCAGATCAGGGTGCCCCCGACCCATGGTGGTTTCTCGGATACAAAGGAATTGTATTTGAAGATTATACTGACACCGAGAATCATCCGACTATCTCAAAGCGCAAAGTTTTGCAGGCTAAAGCGCATCCAGATTTCTTGAAGCAGAAGTATCCATATATACAATTCGATTCAGTATTCTGCTCTCGAACAGAACAGATTGACAGTGCAGCAATACCCCACGCAAAAGACTTAATGTTTCTGAATGCTGAAAGCCTACAGAAATGGGCAGATAATGCCATATCAATTATGCGTGATATTTGGCTAAAATTTCCAGGTGCTGGTAATTTGGAGTGGAAAGATGACGCGACTAAAAAAATATGTAGCAGTGGCCTCGATAGTAAAAGTGTTTTTGCACAACTTACAGAACGAAAAATAGAAGAACTGTGCCCCAAGCACAAGTAA